Below is a window of Mustelus asterias unplaced genomic scaffold, sMusAst1.hap1.1 HAP1_SCAFFOLD_3555, whole genome shotgun sequence DNA.
agacgaacatctcgccaaggccatccccacacccccacttcttgccttcaaacaaccgcacaacctcaaacagaccattgtccgcagcaaactacccagccttcaggagaacagtgaccacgacaccacacaaccctgccaaagcaacctctgcaagacgtgccggatcatcgacacggatgccatcatctcaggtgagaacaccatccaccaggtacacggtacctactcttgcaactcggccaacgttgtctacctgatacgctgcaggaaaggatgtcccgagggatggtacattggggagaccatgcagacgctgcgacaacagatgaatgaacaccgctcgacaatcaccaggcaagactgttctcttcctgtgggggaacacttcagcggtcacggacattcggcctctgatctttgggtgagCGTTCTccgaggtggccttcacgacacacgacagcgcagaatcactgagcagagactgatagccaagttacgcacacacgaggacggcctcaaccaggatcttgggttcatgtcacactatctataacccccacgacttgcctgggcttgcaaaatctcactaactgtcctgactggagacaatacacatctctttaacctgtgcttaatgctctctccactcacattgtctgtacctttaagacttgattacctgtaaagactcgcattccaaccattattttgtaaattgagtttgtgtctttgtgccctgtttgtgatcagaattcccactcatctgacgaaggagccgcgctccgaaagcttgtgtggcttttgctaccaaataaacctgtcggacgttaacctggtgttgtgagacttcttactgtgtttaccccagtccaacgccgacatctccacatcattacattaacactgccatgaagttactgtgaaaatcccctagtcgcccacactccggcgcctgttcgggtaacactgagggagaatttagcatggccaatgcaccctaaccaacacgtctttcggactgtgggaggaaaccggagcacccggagtaaacccgcacagacacggggagagcgtgcagattccgcacagacagtgacccaagctgggaattgaacccgggtccctggcgctgtgaggcagcagtgctaacccactgtgccacccagggggATATAGACGGTTGGTCGGACGGGCTGAGTGGAATTCAAtccgggtaagtgtgaggtgacgCACTTGagcaggacaaacaagacaagggaataccgGATGAACAGCAGGACTCCGGGAAGCgccgaggatcagagggacctgggtgtgcaccaGTCCCTTAAGGtaacaggacaggtggataaaacgGTTACGAAGGCATTCTTGCCGTTATTAGCCGAGGCACAGAGTTTAGGAGCGGGGAGTTTAGGAGCGGGGAGGTTACGCTGGAACTCTATAacacgttggttaggccacagctagagtactgtgtgcagttctggaatccacattctaGGAGGGCAGTGATAGCACttggaaagggagcagaggagatttaccaggatgctacctgggttagggagttttagttatgaagagagattggatagactggggttgttttccttggagcatcgGAGACCGaggaggacatgattgagatggagaaaattatgaggggcatcgattaaagtttatttattgtcacaagtaggcttacattaacactgcaatgaagttactgtgaaaatcccctagttgccacactccagtgcctgttcgggtacacggagggagaatttagcatagccaatccccctaacctacacatctttgggacactaagggacaatttagcatggccaatccaccctaacctatacatctttggacactaagggacaatttagcatggccaatccaccctaacctgcacatctttggacactaagggacaatttagcacggccaatccaccctaacctatacatctttggacactaagggacaatttagcatggccaatccaccctaacctatacatctttggacactgagggacaatttagcatggccaatccaccctaacctgcacatctttggacactaaggggtaatttagcatggccaattcccctaacctgcacatctttggacactgagggacaatttagcatggccaatccaccctaacctacacatctttggacactaagggacaatttagcatggccaatcccccctaacctacacatctttggactgtgggaggaaacccacgcagacacggggagaacgtgcagactccacacagacagtgacccaaagccgggaatcgaacccgggtccctggcgctgtgaggcagcggcgctaacccactgtgccacccatggagcAGACAGGAGACGGGGAGAAGCCTTTCCCCTTGGCAGAGATATGGATGACcccgggaggaggggtggggggaggtttagaggggatgtgaggaaaaactctttaaccagagggtggtgggaactcactgcctgaagagGTGGAGACGGAGACCCTCGTAACATTGAGGCACTATTTAGATGTTATCTTGCGATGCCGAGACTGTGGGCAAAGGGATGGGGAAGGGGATTAGAATAGCTGGGTGcctttgtctttgaccagcagacgggatgggccgaagggactgcgTTGTGGACCTTTCTGACTCTACCAGACGGGGGAAGGGCTCAGGAATTTACGGAGCGCGGGTTTTAACTTTAGACACGCCTCCCTGAGGTAGCCCCTGTGTGGGGCGCGCCATCGcggaggcggggggaggaggatgaAGCTGTCTCAGCTCACTGCTATCAGAGCTGGGCAGGAAAAGCCCTCttaccccagccccccccccctcaaccaatCATTGCCCCCTCCCCAGACTCCGCAGGTTCTCAATCAGAgcactcgcccccccccctcctccccccccctccccccaacacccaatCCCCATCGCTCCACCCCCTGATGGACACGCCCGAGGCCCACGCAGCCCCAAGCTGTTGTCCACGCACCAGTAGACCGGTGCGCGCAGCTGATCCCCCTCCATCCCACCGAGAGGGGGAGCAGGCTGTTGCTTCGGGTAATGGGGAAGGTgctcgggaggggggggggggcgcggtaccCTAGCTCCGCGTtccgccatctccccccccccctttccccgcaCGCCGAGTTGCTGTGGGTAATGGGGAACACGCTCGTGGGGGCGCAGTACCCTGGCTGTGCACTCCGCCATCTCCCCCCCACGCCGAGTTGCTGTGGGTAATGGGGAAACGCTCGTGGGGGCGCAGTACCCTGGCTGTGCACTCCGccatctccccccgcacaccGAGTTGCTGCGGGTAATGGGGAACGCACTCGTGGGGGTGCAGTACCCGAGCTGCGCGctccaccatctcccccccccccttccccgcacgccGAGTTGCTGCGGGTAATGGGGAACACGCTCGTGGGGGCGCAGTACCCGAGCTCCCCGctccgccacctcccccccccttccccacacgccGAGTTGCTGTGGGTAATGGGGAACACGCTCGTGGGGGCGCAGTACCCGAGCTCCCCGctccgccacctcccccccccttccccgcacgccGAGTTGCTGTGGGTAATGGGGAACACGCTTGTGGGGGCGCGGTACCCTGGCTGTGCActccgccacctcccccccctttccccgcaTGCCGAGTTGCTGTGGGTAATGGGGAACACGCTCGTGGGGGCGCAGTACCCTAGCTCCCCGCTCCGCCatctcccccccacttccccgcACGCCGAGTTGCTGTGGGTAATGGGGAACACGCTCGTGGGGGTGCAGTACCCTAGCTCCGCGCTCcgccatcaccccccccctccccgagttgCTGCGGGTAATGGGGAACACGCTTGTGGGGGTGCAGTACCCTAGCTCCCCGCTCcgccatccccccccctcactcacttgaGGGGATCCTCCTGGTCGCTGTCGATGCTGTCAGCCTCGCTGTCCGGTTCTCCCCTCCACGTCTGGTCCAGCAGCACAGTCTCAGGCTCACCCTCGCTCCAGCTGTCGTCatctgggcggcgggggggggggggggggtgtgagagatgTCGGAGAGAACGTTAAAGAGGGGATCGAGAGCGGgttttgggggagggtgggggaagctTACTGAGATCGCGCTGATCTTAAAACCATTACatagaggagcagaatgaggccactcggcccatcgagtctgccccgccattcaaccatggctgatatttttctcatccccattctcctgccttttcccccataacccctgatccccttattaatcaagaacctatctatctctgtcttaaagacactcaatgacctggcctccacagccttctgcggcaaagagttccacacattcaccactctctggctgaagaaattcctcctcatctctgttttaaaggatcgtccctttagcctgaggttgtccctctggttctagtttttcccactagtggaaacatcctctccacgtccactctatccaggcctcgcagtgtcctgtaagtttcaataagatccccccctcatccttctcaactccatcgagtacagacccagagtcctcaacccgttcctcatacgacaagctcttcattccagggatcattcttgtgaacctcctctggaccctttccaaggaccagcacatccttccttcgatacggggacccaaaactgctcacaatactccaaatggggtctgaccagagcctcctacagcctcagaagtccatccctactcttgtattctagccctctccacatgaatgctaacattgcgtttgccttcctaactgccgactgaacctgcacgttaaccttcagagaatcttgaaccagggctcccaagtccctttgtgcttctgatttcagaATTCCTTCCCCATTTAGAGAATAGTCTACGCCTCACTCCtcccttccaaagtgcagaacctcacacttttccacattgtcttCCAACCAACACATGTTTGCCCACTCCCCTAACCTTGTTTCATATCTATTGGAACATTTATCCgtgggccatgggcgtcgctggctgggtccaccatttattgcccatccctagttgccccttggagggacagttgagagtcacccacattgctgtggctctgggagtcacatgtaggcccagaccagggtaaggacggcagatttccttccctaaagggaaccagatgggcttttcccacaatgggtcatcagtagattcttaatcccagatattttttattgaattcaaatccccacCATCTGgcgtgggcgggattcgaacccgggtccccccagaacattagctgagtttctggatgaataaagTGTCTATTGATACTACCACAAGGCCGtcgcctctccctctccccgcgaGCCCCTCCGTGCCCAGAGCGAAACTACCACAAGGCCGTCGCCTCTCCCCGCGAGCCCCTCCGTGCCCAGAGCGAAACTACCACAAGGCCGtcgcctctccctctccccgcgaGCCCCTCCGTGCCCAGAGCGAAACTACCACAAGGCCGtcgcctctccctctccccgcgaGCCCCTCCGTGCCCAGAGCGAAACTACCACAAGGCCGTCGCCTCTCCCCGCGAGCCCCTCCGTGCCCAGAGCGAAACTACCACAAGGCCGtcgcctctccctctccccgcgaGCCCCTCCGTGCCCAGAGCGAAACTACCACAAGGCCGtcgcctctccctctccccgcgaGCCCCTCCGTGCCCAGAGCGAAACTACCACAAGGCCGtcgcctctccctctccccgcgaGCCCCTCCGTGCCCAGAGCGAAACTACCACAAGGCCGTCGCCTCTCCCTCTTCCTGGCCCCGCGAGCCCGGACCGCAATCCCGCACGCGTGGCCCGTACCGAGGATCTTGCTGGCTTCGCTCCGACTGTTATCCGCAGCCCCGGAACTCCCGTCGCTCTTCAGGTAACCGCTCAGCTGGGCGAGCAGCGCCTCTGGGGAAGGGCCGGCGCTGCTAGTCCTCTTGGATGGTAGCCGGGTGGCCAGGGCGTTCTTGCGAGCGTGTTCCGTGCAGTACGTCACCCTGGTACGGAAAGACAGTCAGCGTTTGATAACACTGCCCTACCCCACAACTGCCCCAGCGcaccatagagtcacagaggtttacagcatggaaacaggcccttcggcccaacttgtccatgccaccctattttttaaaaccactaagctagtcccaattgcccgcgtttggcccatatccctctatacccatcgtacccatgtaactgctttttaaaagacaaaattgtacccgcctctactactgcctctggcagctcgttccagacactcaccaccctctgggtgaaaaaattgcctctctggacccttttgtatctctccccttaaacctacaccctctagtttgagactcccctacctttggggaaaagatattgactatccagctgatctgtgcccctcattattttatagacctctataagatcacccctcagcctcctacactccagagaaaaaagtcccagtctatccagcctctccttataactcaatccatcaagtcccggtagcttcctagtaaatcttctctgcactctttctagtttaataatatcctttctacaatagggtgaccagaactgtacacagtattccaagtgtggccttaccaatgtcttgtacatcttcaacaagacgtcccaactcctgtattcaatgttctgaccgatgaaaccaagcatgccgaatgccttcttcaccactctgtccacctgtgactccactttcaaggagctatggacatgtacccctagatctctttgttctgtaactctccccaacgccctaccattaactgagtaagtcctgccctggttcaatctaccaaaatgcatcacctcgcatttatccaaattaaactccatctgccattcgtcagcccactggcccaattgatcaagatcccgttgcaattggagataactttcttcactgtccactatgccaccaatcttggtgtcatctgcaaacttactaaccatgcctccta
It encodes the following:
- the LOC144490652 gene encoding KAT8 regulatory NSL complex subunit 2-like, with the protein product MNRIRIHVLPSTRGRLTPQPRPLEPLACSFAHRPCSQPRLEGQDFCLKHILEDRNAPFKQCSYVSARTSRRCPGAAPKPEKKDGVTYCTEHARKNALATRLPSKRTSSAGPSPEALLAQLSGYLKSDGSSGAADNSRSEASKILDDDSWSEGEPETVLLDQTWRGEPDSEADSIDSDQEDPLK